The following coding sequences are from one Devosia yakushimensis window:
- a CDS encoding ABC transporter ATP-binding protein, translating to MSIEPGSLHLSNVSFAVGERLLVRDISLDVAPGEMIGLLGPNGAGKSSLLRTIYRTNRPSSGTVLVNGRNVWQQSASWAARHVGAVLQDMPADFPLTVRDVVAMGRSAHKKLLEGDSAHDRALIEAALELLQLVPLHGRLFRTLSGGERQRVLVARALVQQPAVLVLDEPTNHLDIHHQLQLLRFVQSLGITVIAALHDLNLAAMFCDRLCLLHHGEMEALGTPEEVLTTDNLARVFRVEATLTRNPRTNSVWVMPA from the coding sequence ATGAGCATCGAGCCCGGCAGCCTGCACCTGAGCAATGTCAGTTTCGCCGTGGGAGAGCGCCTCCTTGTGCGCGATATCTCGCTGGATGTCGCGCCGGGCGAGATGATCGGCCTGCTCGGTCCCAATGGCGCCGGCAAATCCTCCCTGCTGCGCACCATCTACCGCACCAATCGGCCCAGTTCGGGCACGGTGCTGGTCAATGGCAGGAATGTCTGGCAGCAATCGGCAAGCTGGGCCGCCCGTCATGTCGGCGCGGTGCTGCAGGACATGCCGGCCGATTTCCCCCTCACCGTGCGCGACGTCGTCGCCATGGGCCGTTCGGCCCACAAAAAACTGCTCGAAGGCGATAGCGCGCATGATCGGGCGCTGATCGAGGCGGCGCTCGAATTGCTGCAATTGGTGCCCTTGCACGGGCGGCTGTTCCGCACCCTTTCGGGCGGCGAGCGCCAGCGGGTCCTGGTCGCCCGGGCACTGGTGCAGCAACCCGCCGTCCTGGTGCTGGACGAACCCACCAACCATCTCGATATCCATCACCAGCTGCAATTGCTGCGCTTCGTGCAGAGCCTGGGCATCACCGTGATCGCCGCTTTGCACGATCTCAACCTCGCCGCCATGTTCTGCGACCGGCTCTGCCTGCTCCATCACGGCGAGATGGAAGCGCTGGGCACGCCCGAAGAGGTATTGACCACCGACAACCTCGCCCGCGTCTTCCGGGTCGAAGCAACGCTGACGCGCAATCCGCGCACCAATAGCGTCTGGGTCATGCCGGCCTGA
- a CDS encoding elongation factor G, whose product MRTLNLGILAHVDAGKTSLTERLLFAAGVIPKLGSVDAGNTQTDTLELERQRGITIRSAVVSFAIGGANVNLIDTPGHPDFIAEVERTLGVLDAAVVVVSAVEGVQAQTRVLVRALQRLGVPFVFFLNKVDRLGANYANTIKALREQLPVRPLAMSSVTEAGSKSAMVAALDPADDPFRALLREALAENDEALLEDYLLAPERLTVQRMHQALAGQVGRGLLHPAFAGSAATGVGLSTLMEAIETLLPAQEADPDGPVAGRIFKIERGWGGEKQAYLALTSGTIALRHMLDLPQGEARITGIKVFEAGKLMPATTLKAGQIGRISGLGDAVIGDLVGAGAGHDERVHFAPPTLEARVLPCHKADNAALWTALSQLAEQDPLINLRHDEEAGEIFVSLYGEVQKEVIQSTLALDFGLEVVFLESTVICVERVLGMGEGLDEVFRGGNPFVATVGLRVEPRPAGTGNSFVLDVSLGLMPTGFYRAIEETVHEVLRQGVSGWQVIDCHVTVTKAGQKAPMTTAADFRQLTPLVLAAALAEAKTVVCEPVSRFYLDLPASMVGAMVTALAQAGAVVTDTAIDESMARLEGTIAAAMVHGMQQQLPGLTGGAGAMECVFDHYAPISGTVRTRLRSGPDPFHRVDYLIALRRLPG is encoded by the coding sequence ATGCGCACTTTGAATCTGGGCATTCTGGCCCATGTGGATGCTGGCAAGACCAGCCTGACTGAACGGCTGCTTTTTGCCGCTGGCGTCATTCCCAAACTCGGCAGCGTCGATGCCGGCAATACCCAAACCGACACGCTTGAGCTCGAGCGGCAGCGGGGGATAACCATCCGGTCCGCCGTGGTGTCCTTTGCCATTGGCGGCGCAAACGTCAATCTCATCGATACCCCCGGCCACCCCGATTTCATCGCCGAAGTCGAGCGGACGCTGGGTGTGCTCGATGCCGCGGTGGTCGTGGTTTCGGCCGTCGAAGGCGTGCAGGCGCAAACGCGCGTGCTGGTGCGAGCCCTGCAAAGGCTGGGCGTACCCTTCGTCTTTTTCCTCAACAAGGTCGACCGCCTTGGCGCGAATTATGCCAATACGATCAAAGCCTTGCGCGAGCAATTGCCGGTCCGTCCGCTGGCCATGTCCAGCGTCACCGAGGCCGGCAGCAAGTCGGCAATGGTCGCCGCGCTCGATCCGGCGGATGACCCGTTCCGCGCTCTCCTGCGCGAGGCCCTGGCCGAGAATGACGAAGCGCTGCTCGAAGACTATCTCCTGGCGCCCGAGCGGCTGACTGTCCAGCGGATGCACCAGGCGCTGGCCGGGCAGGTCGGGCGGGGATTACTGCATCCCGCCTTTGCCGGCTCGGCCGCCACCGGGGTGGGTCTCTCCACCCTCATGGAGGCCATCGAGACCCTGCTGCCGGCGCAGGAGGCCGATCCCGACGGTCCCGTTGCTGGCCGCATCTTCAAGATCGAACGCGGCTGGGGCGGCGAGAAACAGGCCTATCTGGCGCTGACCTCGGGCACGATCGCGCTGCGTCACATGCTCGACCTGCCCCAGGGAGAAGCCCGGATTACCGGCATAAAAGTCTTCGAGGCCGGCAAGCTCATGCCGGCAACCACGCTCAAGGCCGGCCAGATCGGACGGATCAGCGGGCTGGGCGATGCCGTTATCGGCGATCTGGTCGGGGCGGGGGCCGGGCATGACGAGCGGGTGCATTTCGCGCCACCGACGCTGGAGGCCCGGGTATTGCCGTGCCACAAGGCGGACAATGCCGCGCTCTGGACAGCGCTCAGCCAATTGGCCGAGCAGGATCCGCTGATCAACCTGCGGCATGACGAGGAGGCCGGCGAGATCTTCGTTTCGCTCTATGGCGAGGTGCAGAAGGAAGTTATCCAATCCACGCTGGCGCTGGATTTCGGGCTCGAGGTGGTGTTCCTCGAAAGCACGGTGATCTGCGTCGAACGGGTCCTGGGCATGGGCGAAGGGCTCGATGAAGTGTTCAGGGGCGGCAATCCTTTCGTCGCCACGGTCGGCCTGCGCGTCGAGCCGCGACCGGCGGGAACGGGCAATAGTTTTGTCCTTGATGTCAGCCTGGGCCTGATGCCGACTGGGTTTTATCGCGCCATCGAGGAAACGGTGCATGAGGTGCTCAGGCAGGGGGTCTCCGGCTGGCAGGTCATCGATTGCCATGTGACCGTGACCAAGGCGGGCCAGAAGGCTCCGATGACCACCGCGGCCGACTTCCGGCAATTGACGCCGCTGGTGCTGGCGGCCGCTTTGGCGGAAGCAAAGACCGTGGTCTGCGAGCCGGTCAGCCGGTTTTATCTCGATCTGCCCGCGTCCATGGTGGGTGCCATGGTGACCGCGCTGGCCCAGGCCGGGGCGGTGGTGACGGATACGGCCATCGACGAGAGCATGGCGCGGCTGGAAGGCACGATCGCGGCGGCCATGGTGCATGGCATGCAGCAGCAATTGCCGGGGCTTACTGGCGGGGCTGGCGCCATGGAATGCGTGTTCGACCATTATGCACCGATCAGCGGGACAGTCCGCACCAGGCTCCGGTCAGGTCCCGATCCGTTCCATCGCGTGGACTATCTAATTGCGCTGCGTCGATTACCCGGCTGA
- a CDS encoding NAD-dependent epimerase/dehydratase family protein yields MTQVLLAGGCGFIGSHLADRICRRPDVTRLVVVDNLWTGRIENLAAVADPRVEFVQSDVETFSSETKFDEIYHLASPASPPWYMAQPLRTISANVVGALNLLGLLKPGGVIGYTSTSEVYGDPVITPQPETYRGSVDCTGPRSSYDESKRCVEAMLFEAHRVRGTRVKVVRLFNVYGPRTRPDDGRAVSNFITQALQGKPITIFGDGAQTRSWGHIDDIVAALERYFWLEGTEYPGPVNIGNDREISVLEVAEFIQSHFPKSPITFLPPVVQDPTNRRPDLTLCNQILPGWQCAIPYEEGVMLSVEWFRKEMLIPA; encoded by the coding sequence ATGACGCAAGTACTGCTTGCTGGTGGCTGCGGTTTTATCGGTTCTCATCTGGCAGATAGAATATGTCGTCGCCCCGATGTCACCCGTCTGGTCGTCGTCGATAATCTGTGGACCGGCCGGATCGAGAATCTGGCCGCTGTTGCCGATCCGCGCGTAGAATTCGTGCAGTCCGATGTGGAGACTTTTTCGTCGGAGACCAAGTTCGACGAGATCTACCACCTGGCTTCGCCGGCATCCCCGCCATGGTATATGGCCCAACCCCTGCGAACCATTTCGGCCAATGTCGTCGGCGCGCTCAATCTGCTCGGCCTGCTCAAGCCAGGTGGGGTAATCGGCTATACGTCGACTTCCGAGGTCTATGGCGATCCGGTGATCACCCCGCAGCCGGAAACCTATCGCGGTTCGGTGGATTGCACCGGGCCCCGCTCGTCCTATGACGAGAGCAAGAGATGCGTCGAGGCCATGCTGTTCGAGGCGCATCGCGTACGTGGCACGCGGGTCAAGGTGGTGCGCCTGTTCAATGTCTATGGGCCGCGCACCCGGCCCGATGACGGCCGGGCCGTTTCCAATTTCATCACCCAGGCGCTGCAGGGCAAGCCGATCACCATTTTCGGCGATGGCGCCCAGACCCGCAGCTGGGGCCATATCGACGATATCGTGGCGGCGCTAGAGCGGTATTTTTGGCTGGAGGGCACCGAGTATCCCGGTCCGGTCAATATCGGCAATGACCGGGAAATTTCGGTGCTGGAAGTGGCCGAGTTCATCCAGAGCCATTTCCCCAAATCTCCGATCACCTTCCTGCCGCCGGTGGTGCAGGACCCGACCAACCGGCGTCCCGACCTGACCTTGTGCAACCAGATATTGCCCGGCTGGCAATGCGCCATTCCCTATGAGGAAGGTGTGATGCTGAGCGTGGAATGGTTCCGCAAGGAAATGTTGATCCCGGCTTGA
- a CDS encoding ABC transporter permease, which produces MSEQPDRPVRVISPDQGSISAYLDEVWANRDLVAFLVWRDIKVRYRQTFFGAAWALVPPFFTMVVFTLIFGTLVKVASDGQPYWAFSICALTAWNYFSQALTNAANSAINNSSLIEKVYFPRLSLPLSAIVSPLLDLTIALAFLVPVLAIAGIMPSVRLPLLVPLIAIALATALGLGAILAALNVRYRDVRHLVPLLLQLGLFATPVVYPASLVPEGLRPLLGLNPMAGVVEGFRWALLGSATDPWPLVGVSAVTALVLLACGVVVFMRLERGFADLI; this is translated from the coding sequence ATGTCAGAGCAGCCCGACCGGCCGGTAAGGGTGATCTCACCCGATCAGGGCTCGATCTCAGCCTATCTCGACGAAGTCTGGGCCAATCGCGATCTCGTGGCCTTTTTGGTGTGGCGCGATATCAAGGTGCGTTACCGGCAGACGTTTTTCGGCGCGGCCTGGGCTTTGGTGCCGCCATTTTTTACCATGGTGGTCTTCACCCTGATTTTCGGTACGCTGGTCAAGGTGGCTTCCGATGGCCAGCCCTATTGGGCCTTCAGCATCTGCGCGCTGACGGCGTGGAACTATTTCTCCCAGGCGCTCACCAATGCGGCAAACAGCGCCATCAACAATTCTTCGCTGATCGAGAAGGTCTATTTTCCGCGCCTTTCCCTGCCGCTCTCGGCCATCGTCTCGCCGCTGCTCGACCTGACCATTGCGCTTGCATTCCTCGTGCCGGTTTTGGCCATTGCCGGCATCATGCCTAGTGTGCGGCTGCCGCTTTTGGTGCCGCTCATCGCCATTGCGCTCGCGACGGCCCTTGGCCTGGGGGCAATCCTGGCGGCGCTCAATGTGCGCTACCGCGATGTGCGGCATCTGGTTCCGCTGCTGCTACAGCTCGGGCTTTTCGCCACGCCTGTCGTCTATCCGGCGAGCCTGGTGCCCGAAGGCTTGCGGCCGCTATTGGGGCTCAATCCGATGGCCGGGGTGGTCGAAGGCTTTCGCTGGGCGCTGCTGGGGTCAGCCACCGACCCCTGGCCGCTCGTCGGGGTGTCGGCGGTGACCGCGCTGGTGCTGCTGGCCTGCGGCGTAGTGGTTTTCATGCGGCTCGAACGCGGCTTTGCCGATCTGATCTAG
- a CDS encoding ABC transporter ATP-binding protein: MLPAIQAKDIAKRYRLGQNAGASTMAELIGASASRILPGRRKDESSAAPEFWALKGVSFEIAPGEVVGLVGENGAGKSTLLKILSRITPPTRGSVAYRGRVGSLLEVGTGFHPELSGRDNVYLSGAILGMARADVRRRFDEIVDFSGVEAFIDTPVKRYSSGMYMRLAFAVAAHLDTDILLVDEVLAVGDYKFQQKCLTRMDAIAHDGRTVIFISHSLIAIQAICRRALWLDRGMIAADGPTAGVIARYAGTDHASGGIARDWPDAAEAPGNDAIRLRSARVEAVGAEPGAPIDVRQSFALSFDYDNRREGAYLNASLLVTNEEGVVVFNAGPIEEAKPAAAGRRRERCVVPGDLMNDGTYRVTLELRDRGEVLLSIPDLLTFDILDNPEGRFGWYGKWEGAVRPRLDWTSEALD; the protein is encoded by the coding sequence ATGCTGCCGGCAATCCAGGCCAAAGACATCGCCAAGCGCTATCGACTGGGTCAGAATGCCGGTGCCTCGACCATGGCGGAGCTGATCGGCGCCAGTGCGTCCAGGATATTGCCGGGCCGCCGCAAGGACGAGAGTAGTGCCGCGCCGGAATTCTGGGCGCTCAAGGGTGTTTCCTTCGAGATTGCGCCGGGGGAAGTCGTTGGCCTTGTCGGGGAGAACGGGGCGGGCAAGAGCACGCTGCTCAAGATCTTGTCCCGTATAACCCCACCGACGCGTGGTTCGGTGGCCTATCGGGGCCGGGTTGGCTCCTTGCTGGAGGTTGGCACCGGCTTTCATCCCGAGCTTAGCGGGCGCGATAATGTCTATCTCAGCGGCGCCATATTGGGCATGGCGCGAGCCGATGTACGGCGGCGCTTTGACGAGATCGTCGATTTCTCGGGCGTCGAAGCCTTTATCGACACGCCGGTCAAACGCTATTCGAGCGGCATGTATATGCGGTTGGCTTTCGCGGTGGCCGCCCATCTCGATACCGATATCCTGCTCGTCGATGAGGTGCTTGCCGTCGGGGACTACAAGTTTCAGCAGAAATGCCTCACCCGCATGGATGCGATCGCCCATGACGGACGCACAGTGATCTTCATCAGCCATAGTCTGATTGCCATCCAGGCCATTTGCCGGCGTGCCTTGTGGCTGGACCGCGGCATGATCGCCGCTGATGGGCCGACTGCGGGCGTCATTGCGCGCTATGCCGGGACGGACCATGCCAGTGGCGGGATTGCCCGAGACTGGCCCGACGCGGCCGAAGCGCCCGGCAATGACGCCATCCGGCTGCGCAGCGCGCGTGTCGAGGCCGTCGGCGCCGAGCCCGGTGCGCCCATCGATGTGCGGCAGAGTTTTGCGCTGAGCTTTGACTACGACAATCGGCGCGAGGGCGCATACCTCAATGCCAGCCTGCTGGTCACCAATGAAGAGGGTGTCGTGGTGTTCAATGCCGGTCCCATCGAGGAAGCAAAGCCGGCGGCGGCGGGCCGGCGGCGCGAGCGCTGCGTGGTGCCGGGCGATCTCATGAATGACGGCACCTATCGGGTTACCCTGGAATTGCGGGACCGGGGCGAGGTGCTGTTGTCCATACCCGATCTGCTCACCTTCGACATTCTCGACAATCCCGAGGGACGGTTCGGCTGGTACGGCAAGTGGGAGGGGGCCGTGCGGCCACGCCTCGACTGGACCAGCGAGGCGCTTGATTGA
- a CDS encoding glycosyltransferase, with product MDRLGGGTVSVVVTTYNHAHYLGEALASIAGQIVPADEIIVVDDGSSDHPESVTARYAGVEIIQQHNQGLSAARNTGLKAARGEYVLFLDADDRLTDVALETLVRRMKANPDCGFVYGAYRLFGTEPDWRKDCALRPIGRDPYLTLLTQNCIGMHGTVLYRRDRLIAIGGFDTTLPACEDYDVYLRLAQDHGVSCGPEVLAEYRQHGSNMSSDLARMNNAVRLVLDKQKARASTNPLWKAARQRGLRCWFEYYGGAQLGRLKAAIRSRRQIGQSLSQTASFMLPHPGAAGRLIGGDFGRLAKRRFGRGAGAGRRFWGVRSALGNGPERISTEFGYDRGKPLDRRYVEDFLARHAGLIRGHVLEIGDTAYTQQFGGEQVVSAEAFHRYAGQPGVTYVGDMSGVHNLPDDTFDCMVLTQTLHLIFDMPAAIATIWKALKPGGSVLITVPWISPIDKGEWGETWYWAISPAGLRKLLETRFETGDIAIDAYGNALAASAFLYGLAEHEVRPQDLDVDDPLCPVIVAASARKAL from the coding sequence ATGGACAGACTGGGTGGCGGGACGGTTTCGGTGGTCGTGACCACCTATAATCACGCCCATTACCTGGGTGAGGCGCTGGCCAGTATTGCTGGGCAAATCGTGCCTGCCGACGAGATTATCGTCGTCGACGACGGCTCCAGCGATCACCCCGAAAGCGTTACTGCCAGGTATGCCGGTGTCGAGATCATTCAGCAGCACAATCAGGGGCTCTCTGCCGCGCGCAATACCGGGCTCAAGGCGGCGCGGGGCGAGTATGTGCTGTTTCTCGATGCCGATGACCGCCTTACCGATGTCGCGCTCGAGACTCTGGTCCGGCGCATGAAGGCTAATCCCGATTGCGGTTTTGTTTATGGCGCCTACCGGCTTTTCGGCACTGAACCCGATTGGCGCAAGGATTGCGCTTTGCGGCCGATCGGCCGGGACCCTTATCTGACGCTTTTGACGCAGAACTGCATCGGCATGCATGGCACAGTGCTCTACCGGCGCGACAGGCTCATTGCCATTGGCGGGTTCGATACGACGCTGCCGGCTTGCGAAGATTATGATGTCTATCTGCGCCTCGCGCAGGACCATGGCGTCAGCTGTGGACCCGAAGTGCTGGCTGAGTATCGCCAGCATGGCAGCAACATGTCGTCCGATCTTGCCCGCATGAACAATGCGGTCCGCCTGGTTCTGGACAAGCAGAAAGCCCGAGCGAGCACTAATCCGCTCTGGAAGGCGGCCCGCCAGCGCGGGTTGCGCTGCTGGTTCGAGTATTATGGTGGTGCCCAGTTGGGGCGTCTCAAGGCCGCCATAAGGTCGCGCCGGCAGATCGGCCAGTCGCTGTCGCAGACAGCATCCTTCATGCTGCCCCATCCCGGCGCTGCTGGCCGTCTTATCGGGGGCGATTTCGGGCGACTCGCCAAGCGCCGGTTCGGACGCGGCGCGGGTGCTGGCCGCCGCTTTTGGGGGGTGCGTTCGGCGTTGGGAAATGGCCCAGAGCGGATCAGCACCGAATTCGGTTATGACCGGGGCAAGCCGCTCGACCGGCGCTATGTCGAGGACTTCCTGGCCCGCCATGCCGGGCTGATCCGCGGCCATGTCCTCGAAATCGGGGATACGGCCTATACGCAGCAATTTGGTGGCGAGCAGGTGGTTTCGGCGGAGGCCTTTCATCGCTATGCCGGCCAGCCGGGGGTGACTTATGTCGGGGATATGTCCGGGGTGCACAACCTGCCCGACGACACGTTTGACTGCATGGTGCTCACCCAGACCCTGCACCTGATTTTCGACATGCCCGCCGCCATTGCGACGATCTGGAAGGCGCTGAAACCTGGGGGTTCGGTATTGATCACCGTGCCTTGGATTAGTCCCATCGACAAAGGCGAGTGGGGCGAGACCTGGTATTGGGCGATATCGCCGGCTGGGCTGCGCAAGCTGCTCGAAACGCGGTTTGAGACCGGCGACATCGCTATCGATGCCTATGGCAATGCGCTTGCCGCCTCGGCCTTTCTCTATGGTCTGGCCGAGCACGAAGTGCGCCCGCAGGACCTCGATGTCGATGATCCGCTCTGCCCGGTGATTGTCGCTGCCAGCGCGCGGAAGGCGCTGTGA
- a CDS encoding polysaccharide deacetylase family protein, with product MARRMLGTERPLILMYHRIADLQHDPWELAVSPSRFAGHLDVLRTRRDVVPLAWLAGRIEQGKPAPHAVAISFDDGYVDLLSNARPLLERHTCPATVFLPPGFVGAAGGFWWDTLTRIFLATPDLPGRLALGSGEWEVRSDNRRAVHDEVWALLKRLGTKERAGQLAQLVAWAGVAADAPEGDRCMNEAQLRSFAQPGFVDLGAHTMSHPSLPLLPAAEQADEIGRSRRWIVDVLGIEPKGLAFPFGDYDRHTLAAARTGGVGFACTTVPDAIRRRADLLALPRLAIGNLDATRFEQLVAGYG from the coding sequence ATGGCCCGGCGCATGCTGGGCACCGAGCGGCCGCTGATCCTGATGTATCATCGCATTGCCGATCTCCAGCACGACCCCTGGGAATTGGCGGTATCGCCATCGCGTTTTGCCGGCCATCTCGATGTGCTGCGCACCCGGCGCGATGTCGTGCCGCTCGCCTGGCTGGCCGGGCGCATAGAGCAGGGGAAGCCCGCTCCGCATGCCGTCGCCATTAGTTTTGATGACGGCTATGTCGATCTCCTGAGCAATGCCCGGCCCCTGCTGGAGCGTCACACCTGCCCGGCCACGGTTTTCCTGCCGCCTGGCTTTGTGGGGGCCGCCGGTGGCTTCTGGTGGGACACGCTGACCCGCATATTTCTGGCCACACCGGACCTGCCGGGTCGGCTGGCGCTCGGGTCTGGCGAATGGGAGGTGCGGAGCGACAATCGTCGTGCCGTGCATGATGAGGTCTGGGCCCTGCTCAAGCGGCTGGGAACCAAAGAGCGCGCCGGGCAGCTTGCCCAGCTGGTGGCTTGGGCAGGCGTTGCCGCCGATGCGCCGGAAGGCGATCGCTGCATGAACGAAGCGCAGTTGCGCAGCTTTGCGCAGCCGGGTTTTGTCGATCTGGGCGCACATACCATGAGCCACCCCTCCTTGCCGCTGCTGCCGGCAGCCGAACAGGCCGACGAGATCGGTCGCAGCCGCCGCTGGATCGTGGACGTGCTGGGCATCGAGCCCAAGGGGCTTGCCTTTCCCTTCGGCGATTACGATCGGCACACCCTGGCGGCGGCCCGGACAGGCGGCGTTGGTTTTGCCTGTACGACCGTGCCCGATGCCATAAGGCGCCGTGCCGATCTCCTTGCACTGCCGCGCCTCGCCATCGGCAATCTGGATGCCACCCGCTTCGAACAGTTGGTTGCCGGCTATGGCTGA
- a CDS encoding glycosyltransferase family 2 protein translates to MADMSRPPRVSAIIIVYNGDRYLGEAIDSVLSQTFPDWELIIADDGSVDRSREIARDYAARHPEHIRAIAHPDGGNHGMSATRNLGIAEARAPLIGFLDCDDIWLSGKLAEQVDLLDRHPDAQMIYGRTLIWHSWQTGNVGDDFFYDLGTTPDRLIAAPQLLTLLLENKSQTPTTCNALMRSAFLRELGGFENRFRGMFEDQVFFAKALLEAPAYVSSRNWAQYRQHKESFSAKSAGRGGDGRARLAFLMWLAGYVVRRAPWQLGVLMQTARLVARECWAIARPRRPAWLRTR, encoded by the coding sequence ATGGCTGATATGTCACGCCCGCCCCGGGTCAGCGCCATCATCATCGTCTATAACGGGGATCGCTATCTGGGCGAGGCGATCGACAGCGTGCTGTCGCAGACTTTCCCCGATTGGGAGCTGATTATCGCCGATGACGGCTCGGTCGATCGGAGCAGGGAGATCGCGCGCGACTATGCCGCCCGCCATCCCGAACATATCAGGGCCATCGCTCATCCCGACGGGGGCAATCATGGCATGAGCGCCACGCGCAATCTTGGCATAGCGGAGGCCCGCGCGCCCCTGATCGGGTTTCTCGATTGCGACGATATCTGGCTGTCGGGCAAGCTGGCCGAACAGGTCGACTTGCTCGACCGCCATCCCGATGCCCAGATGATCTATGGGCGCACCCTGATCTGGCATTCCTGGCAAACCGGGAATGTCGGCGATGACTTCTTCTACGATCTGGGCACGACCCCGGATCGGCTCATCGCCGCGCCGCAGCTGCTGACCCTGCTGCTCGAGAACAAGAGCCAGACGCCGACCACGTGCAATGCCTTGATGCGCAGCGCTTTTCTCCGCGAATTGGGTGGGTTCGAGAACCGGTTTCGCGGCATGTTCGAAGATCAGGTCTTCTTTGCCAAGGCCTTGCTGGAGGCGCCGGCCTATGTGTCCTCGCGCAATTGGGCGCAGTATCGCCAGCACAAGGAGAGCTTTTCGGCCAAATCGGCGGGCAGAGGCGGCGATGGCAGGGCGCGCCTTGCGTTCCTAATGTGGCTGGCGGGCTATGTTGTGCGCCGCGCGCCCTGGCAATTGGGCGTTCTGATGCAGACGGCGCGTCTTGTGGCGCGGGAATGCTGGGCTATTGCCAGGCCCCGGCGTCCCGCATGGTTGAGGACCCGCTAG
- a CDS encoding glycosyltransferase, which translates to MPRVSIITPVLNAERFLQETLASVLAQTYADWELILIDDGSADASPDIAAAAASGDRRIRAVSMPANARHGAAAARNAGLALAKGEFVAFLDADDLYEPQKLETELALLEAHPEAAMVFGPTLWWRDGARPWRWVEPMQRQANRLYAPPVLVSKVILSLDWHVPCTCAVLIRRSAIAEVGGFEEQFSLYEDQTLWTKLFLRYPVFIHGQCLARYRQHEHSVSAAATRSGQYQQNGEHGARVAFLDWMARYLRAEPALQHALRLARAPYAAPSLQRSADLVYLRSKRVAHRLERTIRRWRG; encoded by the coding sequence ATGCCCCGGGTTTCCATCATCACGCCGGTTCTCAATGCGGAACGGTTTCTGCAGGAAACGCTGGCCAGCGTACTTGCCCAGACCTATGCCGACTGGGAGCTTATCCTGATCGATGATGGCTCGGCCGATGCCAGTCCCGATATCGCGGCTGCGGCGGCCAGCGGTGACAGACGTATCCGCGCCGTTTCCATGCCCGCCAATGCGAGACACGGCGCCGCCGCTGCGCGCAATGCCGGCCTGGCATTGGCAAAGGGCGAATTCGTCGCCTTTCTCGATGCCGACGATCTTTATGAGCCGCAAAAGCTCGAAACCGAGCTGGCTTTGCTCGAGGCCCATCCCGAGGCGGCCATGGTGTTTGGCCCCACGCTATGGTGGCGCGACGGCGCCCGGCCCTGGCGCTGGGTCGAGCCGATGCAGCGGCAGGCCAACCGTCTTTATGCGCCGCCGGTTCTGGTATCGAAGGTCATCCTGTCGCTCGACTGGCATGTGCCCTGCACCTGCGCGGTGCTGATCCGCCGCTCGGCCATAGCCGAAGTCGGCGGGTTCGAGGAGCAGTTCAGCCTTTATGAAGACCAGACGCTGTGGACCAAGCTGTTCCTGCGCTACCCCGTCTTCATCCATGGCCAGTGCCTTGCACGCTACCGTCAGCACGAGCATTCCGTTTCGGCGGCGGCGACGCGGTCGGGCCAATATCAGCAGAATGGCGAACACGGCGCTCGGGTGGCGTTTCTGGATTGGATGGCGCGATATCTGCGCGCCGAGCCGGCTCTTCAGCATGCGCTGCGGCTGGCCCGGGCGCCCTATGCCGCGCCGAGCCTGCAGCGCAGTGCCGATCTGGTCTATCTGCGCAGCAAACGTGTCGCGCACCGGCTTGAGCGCACGATCCGGCGGTGGCGCGGATGA